From the Bacillota bacterium genome, the window TCCTACCGCAACCCGAACGCCGTCCTTGACGTGCCGGCCCGTGCCCACCCTGTATTTGACCACCCAGGGCGTCGCGGCCTGCCGGTCGAGCAGGGTAATCCCCTCGATTGTCCGGTCCTTGTCCTCGGCCCCGGCCCCGCCGGTGGTGATTATCAATCCGTATCCCGATTCCGCGGCCTCCCTGATACGCAGGGCGATCGACCGCTCGTCGTCATCCAGTACCCCGCCCGCCGACGCGGAAAAGCCGTGGTGCTGCAGTGTCTCCAGGATGTACGGGGTGTTGGTGTCGCGGATCATCCCGCCCTTCACCTCGAAACCCGAGGCGAACACGAGCGCGCGGCGCTTCACCCTGTCCCGGATCTCCGAGACCATCCGACCCGCCCGGTCGAGCAACTCGCGGGCCTGCGCCGGGTCGAGCGATATGAGGCCGAGCACGCCTTCGGCGTGGACTGAGCTCTCGGCGGAGAGCATGACGCCTTCGATAGACTCGAGGGCGTCGAGCAGCGCGCGCTCCTTCGCCACGATGTCTTCGGCTCTAATCGTCCGGCGGAGGACGTCCAGCACGAGGTGGTCGTCCCTGACATCCACCACCAGCACTTCGGTCCTGTCGAATCCAAGAACCCGCGCCGCTGCCGCTGCCACGTCCCCAAGGTCGGCCCCCAGCAGCGAGGCGTTCGTGATCCAGATCTCGGTCTTTTCGAGGAGGTTAAGGTCGGTGTTCAACCGATCACGTCCAGTCTGAAGTCCAGGATGGGAGCGTCCACGATCCCGGTCCCAATGTCCAGGATATCGGCGCCGATCGACACGAGCGTAGGGATTCGGTCGAGCGTCACGCCCCCGCCGAAGGCCAGCCTGACGCGGCTTCGTAGCCCCGTGCGTTCGAGTGCCGCATTTGCCGCAGTGAGATCGACCTCGTTGCCTGTGTCGACCATCAGCACGGCGGCCCCACAGGTAGCGCCTTCGACGGCCTCGTCACCGATCCTACCTGTCTCGCCGCGGATCTGCACGGCCACGAGCCTGCCGGGGAGCCGGCGGGCGGCGCGGACCGCCGCGCCGACCCCGCCGAGCATCCTGACGAAGTTCTTGTCCAGGTAAACGAACGGCTCGTCCGTAATCCTCGGGGTGGCGCCACCTACCCGTACGGCGTGGCGTACGACCTCTTTGAGTTCAGGAGGCATCTTCTTCCACGCGCCGGATACCACCTTGGCCCCCGCTGCGGTCTCAACCGCGCGCCTGGCGGCGGTGGCGATCCCGGACGGCTTGGCGATTACGCCGACGAGCGACTCCTCGGCCGTCGCGATCTGCAATGGGGACCCACCCGCGTCCAGCACGACACTACCCGGCTCCAGGGCCTGGCCCTCGCAGGCCGCGCCGTGTACCTCCAGGCCGATCTCGGTTGCCCTGGCGAGGAGTCGCTCCATGCCTGCCAGTATACCGGGCTGCTGGGCCGTCACGCGGAAGCGCACCCGCCGCGACGATATGTCCCTGAACAGGTCCTCTCTTACGTCCACGCTCACTTCTGGAAGTCCTTCGCCTCCATGATCAGGGAAACGACGACGCCGCCGACCAGAGCCCAGAACGGCGAGC encodes:
- a CDS encoding competence/damage-inducible protein A — translated: MNTDLNLLEKTEIWITNASLLGADLGDVAAAAARVLGFDRTEVLVVDVRDDHLVLDVLRRTIRAEDIVAKERALLDALESIEGVMLSAESSVHAEGVLGLISLDPAQARELLDRAGRMVSEIRDRVKRRALVFASGFEVKGGMIRDTNTPYILETLQHHGFSASAGGVLDDDERSIALRIREAAESGYGLIITTGGAGAEDKDRTIEGITLLDRQAATPWVVKYRVGTGRHVKDGVRVAVGEYGSTIIVAFPGPTDEVRECLGELLACLGDGELDQPGRKARVAERIATRLAAAIKRRAGHLHPHERGNNHGGG
- a CDS encoding nicotinate-nucleotide pyrophosphorylase; amino-acid sequence: MDVREDLFRDISSRRVRFRVTAQQPGILAGMERLLARATEIGLEVHGAACEGQALEPGSVVLDAGGSPLQIATAEESLVGVIAKPSGIATAARRAVETAAGAKVVSGAWKKMPPELKEVVRHAVRVGGATPRITDEPFVYLDKNFVRMLGGVGAAVRAARRLPGRLVAVQIRGETGRIGDEAVEGATCGAAVLMVDTGNEVDLTAANAALERTGLRSRVRLAFGGGVTLDRIPTLVSIGADILDIGTGIVDAPILDFRLDVIG